A window from Sinanaerobacter sp. ZZT-01 encodes these proteins:
- a CDS encoding cupin domain-containing protein, which translates to MNVSEQLIQEIVQKVLTQSQGNIKNEFEKEADQSGILVVRTETVKTEAFEGRDDVKLKDIVTLEEAPRMGAGIMELFDGADFEWTLTYDEFDYVIDGTLEILIDGGRKITGKKGDIILIPKNSHISFSTPDYARYAYFVYPANWQELA; encoded by the coding sequence ATGAATGTTAGTGAACAGCTTATTCAAGAAATTGTACAGAAGGTTTTGACCCAATCGCAAGGAAATATCAAAAATGAATTTGAAAAAGAAGCAGACCAGAGCGGCATTTTAGTGGTTCGAACGGAAACAGTGAAGACAGAGGCCTTTGAAGGAAGAGATGATGTCAAGCTGAAAGACATTGTGACACTGGAAGAAGCGCCGAGAATGGGAGCCGGAATTATGGAGCTTTTTGACGGTGCCGATTTTGAATGGACGCTTACTTATGACGAATTTGATTATGTAATTGACGGAACCTTAGAGATTCTCATTGACGGAGGACGTAAGATTACCGGAAAGAAAGGGGATATTATATTAATCCCGAAAAACAGCCATATCTCTTTCAGCACTCCGGATTATGCACGATATGCATACTTTGTCTATCCCGCCAACTGGCAGGAGCTGGCATAA
- a CDS encoding BMC domain-containing protein, whose translation MANAIGMIELNSIARGIEVCDYMVKAAQVELLRASTVCPGKYIVVVGGDTGAVESSMKEGIQKSGECAVDTLFIPNIDSQVTLAINMTNPIERFGAVGVLEFYSIASAITAADTAAKAANITLVEVRMGCAIGGKGIVTLTGDVGAVKAAVEAAQQGSELMVGSTVIPRPSPKLIENLL comes from the coding sequence ATGGCAAATGCAATCGGCATGATAGAATTGAATAGCATTGCAAGGGGAATTGAGGTATGCGATTACATGGTAAAGGCAGCACAAGTGGAGCTGCTGAGAGCCTCTACAGTTTGTCCGGGAAAATATATTGTGGTAGTCGGTGGTGATACCGGTGCAGTCGAGTCATCCATGAAAGAAGGCATACAAAAAAGCGGGGAATGTGCAGTCGATACTCTTTTTATCCCAAATATTGATTCACAAGTAACGTTAGCAATCAATATGACCAATCCAATTGAACGATTTGGAGCAGTCGGGGTTCTTGAGTTTTATTCCATTGCTTCGGCAATTACGGCTGCAGATACTGCAGCAAAAGCCGCAAATATTACTTTGGTTGAAGTGCGCATGGGCTGTGCAATTGGCGGAAAAGGAATTGTAACGCTGACTGGAGATGTAGGAGCCGTGAAGGCTGCCGTAGAAGCAGCACAGCAGGGAAGCGAGCTTATGGTGGGTAGTACGGTCATTCCAAGACCATCCCCTAAGTTAATTGAAAACTTGTTATAG
- a CDS encoding ethanolamine utilization protein EutH, whose protein sequence is MTVNSIIVTIMTIFMLIGAVDKIRGNKLGYGEQFDEGFNAMGPLAIAMAGVVAAAPVLSILLKPFIAPIYTFFGADPAMFATTLLACDMGGYPLAMQLAADETIGNFSGLILGSMMGPTIVFTIPVALSIIKKEDRPYLAAGVLAGLITLPLGCIAGGLVMNMTPYKISLIRILINLIPVIIVAGLIVLGLWFKPSSMINGFNRFGTGVTVIITVFTAIAIFQYLTGIRFPLFDIMVDPDKNGGVVGLESGLLVCGQIAIVLAGAFPMVLWITNTFGGALERIGKVLGMNDKGSAGMVATLANNIAMFNILHEMNPKAKLLNVAFAVSAAFVFGDHLGFTAGNNPDMIFPVVVGKLVAGITALILANALAPKLLSKIEDGNGEKAV, encoded by the coding sequence TTGACCGTTAATTCTATTATCGTAACCATTATGACGATTTTCATGTTAATAGGTGCAGTGGATAAAATCAGAGGAAACAAACTTGGCTATGGAGAACAATTTGACGAGGGTTTTAATGCGATGGGACCTCTTGCGATTGCTATGGCAGGAGTTGTTGCAGCAGCGCCGGTATTATCTATTTTATTAAAACCATTCATTGCACCGATTTATACTTTTTTCGGCGCAGATCCCGCAATGTTTGCTACGACACTGCTTGCTTGTGACATGGGCGGCTATCCGCTCGCAATGCAGCTGGCGGCAGATGAAACCATTGGAAATTTTTCTGGATTAATTTTAGGCTCTATGATGGGACCAACGATTGTATTTACAATCCCAGTAGCCTTGTCCATTATTAAAAAGGAAGATCGACCGTATCTTGCAGCTGGTGTTTTGGCAGGCTTGATTACATTACCTCTAGGCTGTATAGCCGGAGGTCTGGTCATGAATATGACTCCGTATAAAATCAGCCTGATTCGTATCTTAATTAATTTGATTCCGGTTATTATTGTAGCAGGATTGATTGTACTGGGTCTTTGGTTTAAGCCGAGTTCGATGATTAACGGATTTAACCGTTTTGGAACAGGTGTTACTGTTATCATTACTGTTTTTACTGCAATAGCTATTTTCCAATACTTAACAGGAATTCGATTCCCACTCTTTGATATCATGGTAGATCCGGATAAGAATGGAGGCGTAGTCGGTCTGGAGTCAGGTCTTCTCGTCTGCGGTCAGATTGCAATTGTCTTGGCCGGAGCCTTCCCAATGGTGCTTTGGATTACAAATACCTTCGGGGGCGCTTTGGAACGAATCGGAAAAGTGCTTGGAATGAACGACAAGGGTTCTGCAGGTATGGTTGCCACTTTGGCAAACAACATCGCTATGTTTAATATTTTACATGAAATGAATCCGAAAGCAAAACTCTTAAATGTAGCATTTGCAGTATCTGCAGCGTTTGTATTTGGTGACCATCTTGGCTTTACTGCCGGAAATAACCCTGATATGATTTTTCCGGTCGTTGTAGGAAAGCTGGTTGCAGGTATCACTGCACTTATTTTGGCAAATGCGTTAGCTCCTAAGCTGCTGAGCAAAATTGAAGACGGAAACGGCGAAAAAGCAGTGTAA